ATATTGAGTCCTGTCGTGCTGTTGTCTTCCTTGCGTGGACATTTAGGGGTCCCGCTGAAGCCGAGGAAAGAGCTGGTGTTTCTGGAGCAGCCGTCGGGCCAGCTGGAAATCCGCTGGTCTTCCAAGTTCAACATTTCTGTGGAGCCCGTCCTCTATGTGGTGCAGCGGCGCTGGAATCACGGCATCCACCCCAGCGAGGACGATGCCACCGAGTGGCAGACTGTGGCGCAGGTGGGaatcaataaaaagtgtttGTCTTTAGACGCCGTCACATCAGTGGTCCTTTCTTTCATCGCTGAGAAGTGTAAGCATCATatgtcccagcatgcaccagCTGTGCTGACAGACTGCTGCACATTCCTCAGTGTCTTTGAAAGTTTGGCAAAAGAGAAACACGCGGATGACTGATGTGGCAACAACCTTACAGAGGGCTCCGACCCTGCCTGAACCCTCACCCCTgcggtttgcccccccccccatctgtcctTTAGACTGCAGATGAGCGTGTCCAACTGGCTGACATCAGAGCCAGCAGATGGTACCAGTTCAGAGTGGCTGCAGTCAACGTCCACGGGACCCGAGGCTTCACCGCTCCCAGCAAACACTTCCGCTCGTCaagaggtgcgtgtgtgtgtgtgtgtgtgtggatgtgtgtgtgtgtgtgtgtggatgtgtgtgtgtgtgtgtgtgcgtgtgtgtgtgcgtgtgcgtgtgtgtggccttcttcttctttgacatcTGCTGCCCTCCATTTGCTCTGGTTAAGACAGTCGAACAGGTGGAGCCTTCAGAAAACTGTTTTAAACCCAGACGACTTTTCTACGAGCCTTCAGACGGAGACATTCTGTGTTGAGAGACTTTAATTCACCGACGTTTCGCACCTTTCATCTCAACCACTTTTTTCAAAGCGAGCTGAGGTGAGGTGTAGCTTTTAAAATTTTTCAACCACAGCAAACTGGCAAATCCAAATTCACAATCAACACCTTTTACCGACTTCTTAATTAAAGCTCTATTCGTGTTTTAAATTGTCTTGTCCTTCACCTCTGTTTAATGTGAATCGTGTTTCGGTGTCCGTTCAGCTAAGTGCACGCCGATGCCGATAGCCCCTCCTCCTTACTCCCAGAGTGCACACAACACGTCTTTTCCGTGTTGCAACCAGATCCTTGTTCAGGAGGGTTTCCCCTTTTTTACAGCCATATAAAATGTAATGTCTCCGAATGAGTGAACAACACTGCAGGTTTCAGATGAAAGCAAGCGTTGTGCTGCGTCCAGACGGGGTGATGCAACCCGGCTGCATTGCAGATCAGTGAGCGCTGATGGCATGCGGCGTTGTCGGCTCCTCCAGCCTGCATGCTAGGTGGTgaatgactgttgcatgcttCCCAGCGATCACAGGtttgcaataaaaataatcatGTGTCTAGATTGAATCTGATTTGCAAATCAGATTCAACTTTTAcagtcagagcccccccccccccccccttatgcaAACCCGAGTTCAGTGCCTTTAAATCCTATCATGTAGAATCGTGTGGGCCGGCGATCCTGGCAGTTCTCCTAAGTACTGTCCATCTTCTGCTAAATGCTTAACACCTCTGCTAATAAAAAAGCattagtatgtgtgtgtgtgtgtgtgtgtgtgtgtgtgtgtgtgcgtgcgtgcgtgtgtgcgtgtgtgtttgtgtgtgtgtgtgtgttgacctgTTCTTTCAAGCCGTCAGTGCACATTCACTCCCCAGAGAAGCCTGGGCGGCTGTCAGACAGAACCAGACACCAGGTGGGAAAATGTTCCTGCTGCCGGGATGAAAACCAATCAGTGCCGGGGCATTTTGATAGATTGATGGACGCTGTCATGGATTTGATGATCTCCCGGTCGTGCTGCCATGCCTTTGTTACTTACACAGCACAGCCCATATCATCTGATTGCAACCGCTACTACTCTGTAAGGGCAATTTGCAGGGAATGACCGCTTATTTATCCTTTGCAGCCAACGTCAGAACCGGCGGGCCCGCTTGTACTGGACTAAATGTGTTTCAggtgggaggacggaggaggcgGTGGACTGGTGGGCTGTTGTGTGAATCACTTTCTCATTAAAGGCCTTGCCTGGCTGACACAGCCGCTGGCAGCAGGCTGGGTCACAGCAGATATGAGCCGTGTCAGAACCAGCTTTattctggacacacacacacacacacacacacacacacacacacacacacacactagcctgCCAAAGTGAACAGCATGTGTTTGTTAACCTCTCCTCCGTGCTCTGGGTCCTGCTGGATGCTGTCATGGATGTGACACCTGTCCTAACATCTCAGGGCAGATTGTCAGCAGAGGACTGATTACTTTACACAGTGTCATTCTGGCGAAAGGTGCCTGCAGCAAAATGTGCCTCGACCTTTGAAGAGTTGTCCCATACAAGAGCCAGATGGCCCCGCCCCTCGTCTTTGACTCTGAGTGTCTGCAGATGTACAGAAGTCGTCTTTCTGCCACTGACAGCATCGTTCCTCCTCGTTGTGTCTTCAGATCcctccgccccgccccgcccggcCAGTTTGCGTGTTGCTAACTTGACGCTGGCCGACGAAGGCCTGGTCACAGCTCGACTTAACTGGACGCTGCCAGAGGAGCCGGATATCCCCGTCCATCACTACAAAGTGTTCTGGAGCTGGACTGTGTACAGCAAGTCCATGATGCCATCCAAAAAGAGACGGAGAAAGACCACCACCGGGGTAATGTCTCACCCCGTTCTGTGTCTCTCCTCTCGCTAAGCCTACGGAGTCGTTTCCAGGATCGACTCTTATCGTTGCCTCATTAAAAAGTGCTTTTAAGCAAAGCAGACACTCAGTAAAAATATGTTACAAATCTGTTTTTAGATAAATACTACTTGAATGTGTATGAGATCACGGCTTGTGCATCAGTGCCTGTCATCAtcgcagacagacacagacagacagacagacaggccgtCTGGGCCGTCTACACACCCCCTTATAGAGTCTCCTCCTGAATTATGTTATGAAATCCACATCATATGTGGCACAGGGGCGATGGGAGGTGGGAGACACCAGACACCTACTGACACATGTACTACTGGTTTCCACTTTGGTACCTCGGGCCTTTGAATGCTGCCTACTGGTGGAGGAATTTCAAAACATGCACAGTCAATAACAAGAACTCATCAAGCTCATGCTGGTGGTGGAATGCTGCGAGTCAAACGCGGTGAGGAAGCCCTGGGAGGTTCTGATAACACGGCTCCCTCCTCAGCCCCACATGTGTTCTTAATAAGCAGGCTTTTCCCACAGGCCCACGCTGAGTTGAACTGGGACAATGACAAGCCTTTGAAAGGAGCTTCAAGTGACGGCGTGGCAACACAGAAATGCCAACGTTCAAGTGTTCTATGTTTTCACAGGCTCAGAGTTGGATGGATCTGGAGGGGCTGCAGCAAAACAGCAGCTACACTGTGGAGCTGCAGGCTGTCACGTACTGGGGTCAGGTGCGCCTGAAGAGCCCCAAAGCTTCCCTGCACTTCAGCACCTCCCGGAATAATGAATCAGGTAAACACTGGTGGGAACTACGCtaccatgatggacggcttagagacagcgacaggaggcggagctagacgtggaggagatgaagatgctgaggttctccttgggagtgaccaggttggacaggattagaaatgagacaataagagggacagtgaaggttagacgttttggagacaaggtcagagagaccagactttgagggtttggacatgtccagaggagagacggggactgtatcggtagaaggatgctgaggatggagctgccagggaacagggctagaggtcgacccaggagaagctacatggacgtagtgagggaggacatgagagtggctggtgttggggaggtcgatgcaaaggacagggtgaagtggagactgttgagttgctgtggcgacccctgacgggacaagccgaaagaagaagacgaGCCTGCTAGCACTCGAGGCCGTACAGAGGCTGCAGGTAGATGCTTGAAAGAAAAGCTGCATTTTTGTGATTGGATatgatttcctttttattttgttgtgttccTTTTGAGAGTAAATATTTTTCCAAAATTAATCTTCAGGCAAATATTTGTCATAAGAATTGCCAGAAGCAGGAATGGCAGCACATTCATCTGCATTCATGTGGAGCTCCCGTGTCTTTAGGAAACACAAACCAAGCTTCAGTGTTATGAGTATGTCCATTTTAAGCATCCATGGCCCTCGAGGGAATTGAACCCCTAACCTTGGCAGGGCTAACACTGCGCGTACCCATCAAATCACAAAGACATGATTGTGTATTTCTGTTACCATGCTGTTGCGTCTTAGCTACAGAAGCAAAtatttctcctttctcttcccAGTAAAATCGGTGCTCACGTCAAAGAAGGAGGAGAGATCCCCTCTTGGTTCGACCATGGCCAAACGGCCTTCTGGCCCTCTGGAGGTTGGCACGCCCTTCTACCAGGATGGTCAGCTGCAGGTCCGCGTCTACTGGAAGAACCGGGGAGGTATGCATATCAGCCACGAGGACGCATGCAATGTAGATCCGAGGTGCCTTTATAAATGTGAAGGTGTAAATAGAATGAATGAAGCGGTGCTTCCCGGTTTGAGCGCTACGTAGGCTAAACGCCGCCTGGTAGAGCACAGCCACTGTTTAACAAAGAACAATAAACATGCATAGCTCAGCGGCGCATTGGTATTTATTGACAGCTGGCTCTCATGGATCCCCACCCTTGCATTAGTGTTGAAGCTATCCATTTTGTTTTACCAGACCTGATGTCATAGGGAACAGAAACGGCTCTGCAATGGGTTAAAGCCTGAAGGAATGCCTGTCCCTGCGGCATCCATTCCCTCAAGCCAAGCAGAGTGGAAATATGGAAACCTTGAAAGCCACGCTCTCAGGGCAGCCTGTCAGGTCCCATTCACTGGTCTGTGTTATGTTACTAATATATGTCATCGCCTCAGCCAAACTCCACATCTTTGAGTCAAGAATGCAAACCCTGGCTGAAGGAGAGGCCTGGTGAGGCATCGGCTGCCGAACCGGAGTgcgagtgagtgagagagaaggGAAGATGCTGTTGGCCCAGAGCTGCTACCAACGTTGGCCCGGACTTTAAGCGCTGAGTGAAAGCCGGCGCGGATCAGGCACAGCTTGAGAATCAGTGTTTTGCAGAGCAGAGTTAATCCTGGGCTCGCCGCCTCTTCTGCCTTTTGTTTGCGCCGCTGGTTTGCTCTGCGCCACCCGTTAGTCAGAGGGACGACCTTTGCTTTGACTCGTGCCACTCGTGGCTCCGCCGCTGTGAGAGCGCAGACGTCCGGAGAGTCGGACTCGTTGGACGTCTGGTTTGTGTGACAGACGGACGTAGCAGATTATCTGAACCGAGATTATACTCTCACTTGTTTTCTCTGCGATCCGAAGCGGCCCGGACTCCCGGGTCGACGGCGGAGAGCCTTACTGTACACCGGCCCCGGTAATCCATCACGCCGTCTGTCCAGCAgcccggcggcggcgctgcCCCTGAGTCTTGTTTCTGCTCATGATTCATCGAATGCCACTGAGGTTCTGCTCACTACCTGATTTCCGTGTCCCACTTCTTGTTTTACGCACTACTTCCCCTCTCCCACCAGACCCGGATAAGCATATcttgtttacccccccccctatatCCTGGCTCCCTTTAATTCCTCTCTTCTGCTTCCAAAGACCTCGGGGGCTCCTAGCGGCAGATCTGCATCTCAGCCTTCAAAGAAGCCCTTTTATCTCCCCGCTAAGACCCAGGCCCACGCCGAGAGGCGAACATAGCGTAACTCAATTATTAATCTGAGAAGTATTTCACATACAGTCAGCACAGTGGGATTAATAATGAATCCGGCAACACGAGATGAACGCGACGGGCGGATAAACAATGCTGCTGTACAGTAATGAGACGAATGTGAGCGAGCAGGCGCGTCCCAGGACGACCACGGACGCCGCTCCAGCAAAGAGGATGTAAATCCCCAAGTTTGTTTTGGAAATTGAGCTCTCggcaaacaaaaggaaaagttaTGGTAACAGGAACATCATGGAAATAGACTAAGGCGAAGAGCAAGCAGGAAGTGCTTTCAAGTTTCTTCTTATTTCCCCGAGTCATCACAGTGATCCGACGTAGAAGCGGCGCCCTCAGATCTCATCGGTTAATCATTTCAGCCCGTCTGATTGTCTTTGGATATCTGTTAATGTTCAGCGGGTGCAGCGGTGTAATTCATGTCATTGCAGAAATCCTTTGATGCCCTTGTTCAAGGCAAGTTTAACCTTTATGAATGGAGACCCGACTgttttgatgggggggggggcgtgcagtGGCTTCATTTCTAAGCTTTTTGGCCATATCTTCgatcttttctttctgtttcagacCCCCTGGTGAGTCGCTACCGTGTTCAGTGGACACCGGAATACTGCAGCCACAACGAGACCAAAGGGCCGGAGAAATCTGTCACGCAGGTCCGTCTCCAGCAGCCTCTTCACTCGCCGATCAGCTCGCTGCCATGCGAAGCGCGCGCCTGACCTTTTGTCTAACGCTTAGAAAGGACGCCCACGGCATGAGCAGAAGCCCCGATTTGTTAGATTAGCCCGATACTGATCATTAACTGTTTAAATATCAGCCTTCTGGTCGAGCTTATGGAGTGTTGTTGatgaaatgcattcatttaaacGGCTTCCTGTAATGGCTGATCATTCAGCTACAGTGGCCTCAGCAGCACTCGTCTCTCTTTCTGTATAGGCCTTGGGcgagtctgggggggggcaggctgacACTGGATGGCAGAGGCCTGGATAATCAACACATTCTTTAGGGACCTGCGCTCGCGTTGCTAGGAAATATACATTTCTATAGATCGCTGGGAAGGATTCCAGGCTTGTGCTTTTATGCGAGCCACCTCATTCACTTTTAATCAAAGCTGTTCCATATCAGAGCGAATACAcactcgccccccccctccccaaagcgCTGCCAACGAATGTAGAATCTCTATTACAAACGTAAGTCAGCAGGAATTCAGTAAGAGCTGAGATTCTTAATATCAATCTTTGATTTCAGTTTGAGTGTGAAGCTGCACCAAATTCATCAAAATGGATTTAAAGGCAATTCTCTTTTTAAATTGCACATAAATTCACTTTGGTCCTTGCTTCTTAATTAACTTCCTCCGTTTTGCCACATGtggaagcaataaaaaaaaaaaaaatcatttacatTGTAGGCTGAATAGAAGAATAGCGGCCTAACCCCTACCATGTGACTGTTCAAAGAGCTCTCATAATGTGGGGCATGTTCCTCAGGCCTCAGTGGGAACGTGATCCGCCCTGGCGCAGCGCATTTAATTATCTCTGAAGCTCCATGGGACCTGACCTGGGTGACATGTCAAAGTCATCAGGGCTGAATAATGTGTTTCCTGGCTCAGGAGAACTACATCAACCTCCCAGGCCTGCTGTTCTCCTGCAAGTACAAAGTCACCGTTCACATGCTGAAGTCCAAGAGACGCTCCAAGGACGAGAGCACCACCTTCCTCACGCCACCCTGTGCCACCATCCGGAGCAAGACCCACAAACACATCCCCTGCCCGGGGGAGGGAGGTGCGTAGAGCAGTGTGTGGCATCCAAAGGGCATCGCATAGACGTAGACGTTCATCAGACAAGTTTGCATGCGCACGTTTAATGTCCTGCGGCGAGGTAGATGATCAGCAGTAAATGTGAAGGCATTGCAGCAGCAGGTTTGTTCAGCTCAGCACCAAGAACGGACAAAGATAACCTTCAGCGGTGCAGCAGCTCTTAAGCTAAAAGGCTTTTCCTTTGTCGGCACAGTGAGGCTGCCTGGCAACAGACTGCTGCGATAAGAAATAGTCCAACAACATATGAAACCAAATCTTTTTGTACCAGTTGTATAAACCAGACCCATCAGACATGCTAGTTAATGAACTGTTAGTGGTCTGGTAACTGGATTTTATTCCTTCTCGACAGCGACATGATCGTTCCCCAAAGTGTTGAACTATTCCTTTGATATCGATGCCGTGACTGAAAGCTTCTTTCCCCTCGCAGCTCTTGGACTTCCAAAGGTTTTGGCTAAACCAGAGAACCTCACAGCCTCTTTCTCCATTAATGAGGGAAACATCACCGGCAGCTTCCTGTGGCGCGTATCCAGGCTGGCGCCCCATCAGCGAATCACGGGCTTTCAGGTCACCTGGGCCGAAATCACCACCGAGAGCCGGCAAAACAGTCTGCCCAACAGCATCATCTCCCAGTCCCAGATCCTACCTCCGGTGAGTTTCCAGCCAATAGGAtggctgtctttgctgtcttagCTCGACCCCTGTGATCAGCACTGGTGCGCAGACACACGGGGAAAGGCCTGGAAGTCCTGTGTCCCACCGAAGGTTCTCCTCCCCCAGCCTTTGATCTGCGCTTGCGCCGTGAAGAAGCCAGACTTTGACACAATCTGCTCCATCATCAACACGTTCAGCCTATCTGCACCTCCCAGCCTCTGGAGCTCATCTATAAATAAAACCACCCACCGCACATTTTATCAAGCTGGCAGTAAAAACGGGAGACGGCAAGCCTTGTGAAAAcaaagtctttgtttttgtctgcggCTTGTACGTAGACAGCCGAGCTGCTGATAGTCCCGCTCCAGTCATTTCAAAATCAAAGGCACGCCGTTGGATTCCAGCTGATCGCATGTCCTCTCCTCCGCTTGGCAGGATCATAACTTGCTCGTAGTGTCAAACCTGCGACCGTCCACCTACTACAGACTGGAGGTGCAGGTCATAACCACTGGAGGAGAGGGTCCTGCCACTGTGAAGACCTTCCAGACGCCGAACAGATTCCCAGTCACTCAACACCGTGAGTTACAGACGCCCAAGGGGATTCATTGGTTGTATATTCACAAGCTCAGTTTCAGTGATTACCTGCTGGAACGCTTCGTATTTTGGGTTTCTGCGGTTTCAGCATGAGTctgttctgtatttgttttttaataacaCAGTTTGTGTCGGGTCTCTTTCTTGTTTTGGTTGCTGTTAATTCTTTGTGGTAAGAGCATATTTGAGACGTTCCAGCAGTAGACGTTTTATTGAATGCGTGTAGTTAATGTCTAACGAGATGTAAAGGAttcgcacgcacgcgcacacgcacacacagtccaggttcatacaatGAATGTAGTTTTTAATTCAGAAGCTGAACGTTTTTTTCCTTTGTCCTGTGAGTTTGATGACTTGCATCTCCAGGTGTATCTTCTGCGCTAACATAACAGCCCATAAAGGCGCTTCTTGCTAGCGGAATAATGTGCCTTTAAATCAAAAGGAAAATGCTGCTCGCTTGACTTTCGACTCAAGCGATGTGAGTCACTGCACCTTGTGTTTCGGCACAGATGGCCACAAGTACATCTGCTACTAACACGTTGTGGGTGTTTGGTGTTGAAATGAAGAATGCATTGGTGTCAAACTAACAATGACACTGTGTGGGCCTGCTTTGTGCCAAGCACTAGACAGAGCCCAGAAGGTCACAGGAAGCTAAAAGCAGACCGGATATTGATCTTCCACATTTCAGGTTGTCAAAGGTGCAAcgtaaaatacatttataatcttgtttttgttttctcgaTGTTAAAATAGCCAGATATGTGCTATTAACGTCAGTGTTAAACTCTCTCTGGAGATGCATGGCAGCACGTGCACACATGCTGTCGGTAAGTAAACGAGAATGGTTTGCCTCTCTGCGTTGTGCTGAAGGACAGAAAGGGCGCACGTGGCCTTCAGCATGCAGCTCAATAAAAGGAAAGGTCAGAGCCATGACGAGTAGACAAACAAGCATACAAGCCTCCTGTATGAAAGCAAGGTAGTGCGATACTGTCCGAGATGAGGACGGCGTAGCATCTGATGGATCGCTTGTTTCCTCAGGACCCAGAATCCGGCAGCACCACCCTCACCACCAGAAGCCATCAGCAGAGAGGCACTGAGCGGCAGGTCGCAGCAAACCCACTACGGTGAAGTAAGAGTAGTTCTCTGCTCCTGTCTGCCGCTGGAGGAACGGCTGGAACCAGACCATGAACCGACCTCCCGCTTGTGAAAAATGGGCCCATCATCCTCTTCAGGCTCCACCACACACCCGCTCCTCCTTCCAGGCCCTCTCAGGATGGGTTGGACTGTACAGTCGAATTTACTCTCAAGCTATCCTGCATTGGTTAGAACATAGTTTACCAACATGTTCCCTTCTTATTAGGAAGTACCGCCATGTAAAATTAGTGAACCCCTGAAAATGTCGCTTTTCTTTTAATGCAAAAACAAGATATTAGTTAAATTCCAGGAATATTTGATGAGATGATTGATGACGAGAAATTAGATGATGCTGAACTGTGACTCTGGCAACGTGGCTGGAGATTGTTGAACGTGGGTGTAGGAAATACAAGAACTGTTTTATTCCCGGAGAAGGAAAACCAGAAATGCatctatttatttgtgttcCCCTTCACAGAGGCGCTGAGGCACGCCCTCAGAGCCGATGGATGATGTAACTAGAGTCATTTTTGTCGAGCCCATAATAATTCACCTCGTATGCTGCATGTAGTACATTTGATTTTTGAACTGTAAATGAATTACTTGCCTCAAATTGAAAGCTCGTAATGGTTTTGCATGACGACCGTTAGCATTCTATTGGCATGAAATATTGTCTGTGTTACCTCTTTTCAGTATGTTAGCAATATTTCATTAACAGATTAACAAAAGAATTATATTGGGAGTAATACGTCACGTTTATTAATGAAATTATAACTTGTGTGAAATGATGATTTGTACATGTCCTTGGCTGTAGAAATATTTGTCGTGGAGCAGTCAGTGAATGTCTATATTTATTAATGTGTGTATCACAAATTTTGGCTTggatgtgtgtgaatgtgtgtgtgtgtgtgtgcgttctat
This region of Brachionichthys hirsutus isolate HB-005 chromosome 12, CSIRO-AGI_Bhir_v1, whole genome shotgun sequence genomic DNA includes:
- the LOC137902279 gene encoding anosmin-1 produces the protein MFCRSLSVCVTLCLWITAFVDPSVRARKQDDSFFTASVYRARCASRCLSLHITRISAFFKQSQNNGSLVWCQNHKQCSKCLEPCKESWDLKENQCQDLCEPLFPKKHYECLTSCEFLKSVEGVKQGDCPAPEKASGFAAACVESCEEDGECSAVKKCCSNGCGHTCQLPKNLYKGVPLKPRKELVFLEQPSGQLEIRWSSKFNISVEPVLYVVQRRWNHGIHPSEDDATEWQTVAQTADERVQLADIRASRWYQFRVAAVNVHGTRGFTAPSKHFRSSRDPSAPPRPASLRVANLTLADEGLVTARLNWTLPEEPDIPVHHYKVFWSWTVYSKSMMPSKKRRRKTTTGAQSWMDLEGLQQNSSYTVELQAVTYWGQVRLKSPKASLHFSTSRNNESVKSVLTSKKEERSPLGSTMAKRPSGPLEVGTPFYQDGQLQVRVYWKNRGDPLVSRYRVQWTPEYCSHNETKGPEKSVTQENYINLPGLLFSCKYKVTVHMLKSKRRSKDESTTFLTPPCATIRSKTHKHIPCPGEGALGLPKVLAKPENLTASFSINEGNITGSFLWRVSRLAPHQRITGFQVTWAEITTESRQNSLPNSIISQSQILPPDHNLLVVSNLRPSTYYRLEVQVITTGGEGPATVKTFQTPNRFPVTQHRPRIRQHHPHHQKPSAERH